The proteins below come from a single Posidoniimonas corsicana genomic window:
- a CDS encoding DUF1559 family PulG-like putative transporter, which translates to MACQVTRRARRAASELFLVSDIRKADACAGRYALRGAFTLVELLVVIAIIGILVALLFPAMTAARAAAARTECSNNLRQFGVGLHSRAERNRGQLCSGAFDWQNEGCITEKGWVADMVNDGIPVGNMLCRANPARGSIVLDQLLTFSSGANFPSPGFSPGCEEFDGKGSEGTTNPAGEKIINPCRRILENNLTEASRADQIRADVIDENFNTNYTASWLLVRAKPRLDGNGNVHSGKKGCGIADRKTLRSRQTSVGPLTLALVDASKSASNLIPLLADGGIGGELSQDIGNLSRGSLLVGSFTRGPVCRSAGATGCSQAMQPPQFPDGTPRGGPSGWWKTWAQEVQQDYRGFSPVHRGVCNVLMADGSVHIFNDENRDDLINNGFPADGQNGYEDEMVEAPDTTLFSKTAPHGF; encoded by the coding sequence ATGGCATGCCAAGTTACGCGTCGCGCCCGTCGCGCGGCGTCCGAGCTCTTTCTCGTATCAGACATTCGCAAAGCTGACGCCTGCGCAGGCCGCTACGCTCTGCGTGGCGCGTTCACGCTGGTTGAGCTGCTGGTGGTGATCGCCATCATCGGGATCCTGGTGGCGTTGCTGTTCCCGGCGATGACCGCCGCCCGGGCCGCCGCCGCCCGCACCGAGTGCAGCAACAACCTCCGCCAGTTCGGCGTGGGGCTGCACTCGCGCGCCGAGCGCAACCGCGGGCAGCTCTGCAGCGGCGCCTTCGACTGGCAGAACGAGGGCTGCATCACCGAGAAGGGGTGGGTGGCCGACATGGTTAACGACGGCATCCCTGTCGGCAACATGCTGTGCCGCGCGAACCCCGCGCGTGGTTCGATCGTGCTGGACCAGCTGCTGACCTTCAGCAGCGGCGCCAACTTCCCCAGCCCCGGCTTCTCGCCCGGCTGCGAGGAGTTTGACGGCAAGGGGAGCGAGGGTACGACCAACCCGGCCGGCGAGAAGATCATCAACCCCTGCCGGCGGATCCTGGAGAACAACCTGACCGAGGCCAGCCGGGCCGACCAGATCCGCGCCGATGTGATCGATGAGAACTTCAACACCAACTACACCGCCAGCTGGCTGCTGGTGCGGGCGAAGCCGCGGCTCGACGGCAACGGCAACGTCCATAGCGGGAAGAAGGGCTGCGGCATCGCCGACCGCAAGACGCTCCGCAGCCGTCAGACCAGCGTCGGTCCGCTAACCCTGGCGTTGGTGGACGCGTCCAAGTCCGCCAGCAACCTGATCCCGCTGCTCGCCGACGGTGGAATCGGCGGCGAGCTGAGCCAGGACATCGGCAACCTGAGTCGCGGCTCGCTGCTGGTCGGCTCGTTCACCCGCGGCCCCGTCTGCCGGTCGGCCGGCGCTACCGGATGCAGCCAGGCAATGCAGCCGCCCCAGTTCCCCGACGGCACGCCGCGTGGAGGGCCGTCCGGCTGGTGGAAGACCTGGGCCCAGGAGGTCCAGCAGGACTACCGCGGCTTCTCGCCGGTGCACCGCGGCGTGTGCAACGTGCTGATGGCCGACGGCAGCGTGCATATCTTTAACGACGAGAACCGGGACGACCTGATCAACAACGGCTTCCCCGCCGACGGCCAGAACGGCTACGAAGACGAGATGGTCGAGGCGCCCGACACAACGCTCTTCAGCAAGACCGCGCCGCACGGGTTCTAA